In Triticum aestivum cultivar Chinese Spring chromosome 5B, IWGSC CS RefSeq v2.1, whole genome shotgun sequence, the following proteins share a genomic window:
- the LOC123111718 gene encoding nudix hydrolase 20, chloroplastic isoform X1, whose translation MVAIATSFSAAAAVAVARRSSPAHLQLVARRRLPFCTAASSSSAPPAAAAGFGWADALRVASEFGVGDESDLSGYFRKVDICNRGMGNKGEFVEFMVEDQVVGYIHKGFTEHLRDFPDVFTIVSGNNGKNSVEHVTLHSSLRTPKDRTIAIGDVIKGLGELIPGIRNELYPVTSSYGMPVYFSLERAAAPYFGIKVYGVHMNGYIEKHGEKSLWIGKRSDVKQTYPGMLDHLVAGGLPYGISCKENVIKECEEEAGIPRSMSTNATSVGAVSYMDINGFRYKRDVLFCYDLRLPLDFVPNNEDGEVDSFRLIPVPHAANIIRRTDFFKSNCNLVIIDFLFRHGYINPDCNGYLKLLTSLRSGDCS comes from the exons ATGGTCGCCATCGCCACctccttctccgccgccgccgccgtcgccgtcgcccgccggAGCTCCCCGGCTCACCTCCAGCTCGtcgctcgccgccgcctcccgttcTGCACCgctgcctcctcttcctccgcgcccCCTGCTGCTGCGGCGGGCTTTGGGTGGGCCGACGCCCTCCGAGTTGCCAGCGAATTCGGGGTCGGCGATGAGTCCGACCTTTCGGGGTACTTCCGGAAGGTCGACATCTGCAACCGAGGAATG GGTAACAAGGGGGAGTTTGTGGAGTTCATGGTGGAGGATCAAGTGGTGGGATACATCCACAAGGG TTTTACCGAACACCTGAGGGACTTCCCTGATGTTTTTACCATTGTCTCGGGCAACAATGGTAAGAACAGTGTGGAGCATGTGACTCTCCACTCATCGCTCAGGACTCCAAAAGATCGAACAATCGCCATCGGAGATGTCATAAAAGGCCTAGGGGAACTCATTCCTGGTATACGAAATGAG CTCTATCCAGTAACCTCATCTTACGGCATGCCTGTGTACTTCTCTCTGGAACGTGCTGCTGCTCCCTACTTTGGTATAAAG GTTTATGGTGTTCATATGAAtgggtacatcgagaagcatggtGAAAAATCTCTTTGGATTGGTAAGAGAAGTGATGTGAAGCAAACTTACCCTGGGATGCTAGATCATCTTGTTGCTGGTGGCCTG CCTTACGGAATCTCCTGTAAAGAGAATGTCATCAAGGAATGTGAAGAGGAAGCAGGAATACCAAGATCCATGTCAACCAA CGCTACTTCTGTTGGAGCCGTTTCTTACATGGATATCAATGGGTTTAGATACAAAAGGGATGTTCTGTTCTGCTATGACCTTAGACTTCCTTTAGATTTCGTTCCTAATAATGAAG ATGGAGAAGTTGATAGCTTCAGGCTAATCCCTGTACCACATGCTGCAAACATTATACGGAGGACAGATTTTTTCAAGTCAAACTGCAACCTTGTGATCATTGACTTCCTCTTCCGTCATGG GTACATAAACCCAGACTGTAATGGATACCTGAAGCTGCTGACAAGCTTGAGGAGTGGTGATTGTTCCTAG
- the LOC123111718 gene encoding nudix hydrolase 20, chloroplastic isoform X2, with protein sequence MVAIATSFSAAAAVAVARRSSPAHLQLVARRRLPFCTAASSSSAPPAAAAGFGWADALRVASEFGVGDESDLSGYFRKVDICNRGMGNKGEFVEFMVEDQVVGYIHKGFTEHLRDFPDVFTIVSGNNGKNSVEHVTLHSSLRTPKDRTIAIGDVIKGLGELIPGIRNELYPVTSSYGMPVYFSLERAAAPYFGIKVYGVHMNGYIEKHGEKSLWIGKRSDVKQTYPGMLDHLVAGGLPYGISCKENVIKECEEEAGIPRSMSTNATSVGAVSYMDINGFRYKRDVLFCYDLRLPLDFVPNNEDGEVDSFRLIPVPHAANIIRRTDFFKSNCNLVIIDFLFRHG encoded by the exons ATGGTCGCCATCGCCACctccttctccgccgccgccgccgtcgccgtcgcccgccggAGCTCCCCGGCTCACCTCCAGCTCGtcgctcgccgccgcctcccgttcTGCACCgctgcctcctcttcctccgcgcccCCTGCTGCTGCGGCGGGCTTTGGGTGGGCCGACGCCCTCCGAGTTGCCAGCGAATTCGGGGTCGGCGATGAGTCCGACCTTTCGGGGTACTTCCGGAAGGTCGACATCTGCAACCGAGGAATG GGTAACAAGGGGGAGTTTGTGGAGTTCATGGTGGAGGATCAAGTGGTGGGATACATCCACAAGGG TTTTACCGAACACCTGAGGGACTTCCCTGATGTTTTTACCATTGTCTCGGGCAACAATGGTAAGAACAGTGTGGAGCATGTGACTCTCCACTCATCGCTCAGGACTCCAAAAGATCGAACAATCGCCATCGGAGATGTCATAAAAGGCCTAGGGGAACTCATTCCTGGTATACGAAATGAG CTCTATCCAGTAACCTCATCTTACGGCATGCCTGTGTACTTCTCTCTGGAACGTGCTGCTGCTCCCTACTTTGGTATAAAG GTTTATGGTGTTCATATGAAtgggtacatcgagaagcatggtGAAAAATCTCTTTGGATTGGTAAGAGAAGTGATGTGAAGCAAACTTACCCTGGGATGCTAGATCATCTTGTTGCTGGTGGCCTG CCTTACGGAATCTCCTGTAAAGAGAATGTCATCAAGGAATGTGAAGAGGAAGCAGGAATACCAAGATCCATGTCAACCAA CGCTACTTCTGTTGGAGCCGTTTCTTACATGGATATCAATGGGTTTAGATACAAAAGGGATGTTCTGTTCTGCTATGACCTTAGACTTCCTTTAGATTTCGTTCCTAATAATGAAG ATGGAGAAGTTGATAGCTTCAGGCTAATCCCTGTACCACATGCTGCAAACATTATACGGAGGACAGATTTTTTCAAGTCAAACTGCAACCTTGTGATCATTGACTTCCTCTTCCGTCATGGGTAG